One genomic region from Bradyrhizobium icense encodes:
- the metE gene encoding 5-methyltetrahydropteroyltriglutamate--homocysteine S-methyltransferase — protein sequence MSTSTISTSSLPVASLGTPRIGPRRELKFALESFWSGASDEKALIETGVGLRAANWARQKKFGVNVIPSNDFSFYDQMLDTSVMVGAIPEIYRWNGGPVPLATYFAMARGAQGKAHEASCSHAHHGQDAAHGVPALEMTKWFDTNYHFMVPELAKDQQFTLASRKPIEEYEEAKALGYQTRPVLVGPVTFLKLAKSKDAGFNPLSLLDRLLPVYIEVLRELAYRGAEWVQIDEPCLVLDLDIVAQQALHYAYAEIASAVPQLKVMLATYFGGLGANRDTALSLPVAGLHLDLVRAPEQIDELTGFPDDRVLSLGLIDGRNIWRADLSRLLDRLEPVIAELGKHRVQIAPSCSLLHVPIDLALETGLDPEIKSWLAFSVQKLEELTALGTALSDGRAAAEASLKASDQAATSRKTSPRIHDAKVAARVAGIDEPMRFRASIFAERATVQRERFNLPAFPTTTIGSFPQTTDVRNARSAHARGALTDEAYKLYLQNQTARTVRWQENIGLDVLVHGEFERNDMVQYFGEQLAGFAFTAHGWVQSYGSRYVRPPVLFGDVSRPKPMTVEWWQYAQSLTKKPMKAMLTGPVTILNWSFVRDDIPRSEACRQIALAIRDEVADLEAAGAGMIQIDEAALREGLPLRKSEWKVYLDWAVDAFRLCSSGVRDETQIHTHMCYSEFNDIIGAIGAMDADVISIETSRSKMELLDVFRDYRYPNEIGPGVYDIHSPRVPEIGEMTALLKLARMRLSDTQIWINPDCGLKTRKWEEVRPALANMVAAARELRASA from the coding sequence ATGTCTACTTCCACCATCTCCACTTCTTCACTTCCGGTTGCCTCCCTCGGCACGCCGCGCATCGGTCCGCGCCGCGAGCTGAAATTCGCGCTGGAGAGTTTCTGGTCGGGCGCGTCAGACGAGAAGGCGCTGATCGAGACCGGCGTCGGGCTTCGCGCCGCCAACTGGGCGCGCCAGAAAAAGTTCGGCGTCAACGTGATCCCGTCGAACGATTTCTCGTTCTACGACCAGATGCTCGACACGTCCGTGATGGTTGGTGCGATTCCGGAAATCTATCGCTGGAACGGCGGCCCGGTCCCGCTCGCGACATATTTTGCAATGGCCCGCGGCGCGCAAGGCAAGGCACATGAGGCGAGCTGCAGCCACGCCCATCACGGGCAGGACGCCGCGCACGGCGTGCCGGCGCTGGAAATGACAAAATGGTTCGACACCAATTACCACTTCATGGTGCCCGAACTGGCGAAGGATCAGCAGTTCACCCTCGCCTCGCGCAAGCCGATCGAGGAATACGAGGAAGCGAAAGCGCTGGGCTATCAGACCCGCCCCGTGCTGGTCGGCCCCGTCACGTTTCTCAAACTCGCCAAGAGCAAGGATGCCGGTTTCAATCCGCTGTCCCTGCTTGATCGCTTGCTGCCGGTCTACATCGAGGTGCTGCGCGAACTTGCCTACCGCGGCGCGGAATGGGTTCAGATCGACGAGCCGTGTCTCGTGCTCGACCTCGATATCGTCGCCCAGCAGGCGCTGCATTATGCCTATGCGGAGATCGCGAGCGCAGTGCCGCAGCTCAAGGTCATGCTGGCGACCTATTTTGGCGGGCTGGGCGCCAACCGCGATACCGCGCTGTCCCTTCCCGTTGCCGGCCTGCATCTCGACCTCGTGCGCGCGCCAGAACAGATCGACGAGCTTACCGGCTTTCCTGATGACCGCGTGCTGTCGCTCGGCCTCATCGATGGTCGTAACATCTGGCGCGCGGATTTGAGCCGGCTTCTCGACCGGCTCGAGCCCGTGATTGCCGAGCTTGGCAAGCATCGCGTGCAGATCGCCCCCTCCTGTTCGCTACTGCATGTCCCGATCGATCTGGCTCTGGAGACCGGGCTCGATCCCGAAATCAAGAGCTGGCTGGCGTTTTCGGTGCAGAAGCTCGAGGAGCTGACCGCCCTCGGAACGGCGCTTTCCGATGGCCGAGCAGCGGCCGAGGCCAGCCTGAAGGCATCGGATCAGGCGGCGACCTCCCGCAAGACTTCGCCGCGCATTCACGACGCGAAGGTGGCGGCACGCGTTGCCGGCATCGATGAGCCGATGCGCTTCCGCGCCAGCATCTTCGCTGAACGCGCCACCGTTCAGCGCGAGCGCTTCAACCTGCCGGCGTTCCCGACCACGACCATCGGCTCGTTCCCGCAAACCACTGATGTCAGGAACGCCCGATCCGCTCACGCCAGGGGCGCCCTGACGGACGAAGCCTATAAGCTCTATCTGCAGAATCAGACGGCCCGCACGGTGCGCTGGCAGGAAAATATCGGACTGGACGTGCTCGTGCATGGCGAGTTCGAGCGCAATGACATGGTGCAGTATTTCGGCGAACAGCTCGCAGGCTTCGCTTTCACCGCGCACGGCTGGGTGCAGTCCTACGGATCGCGCTACGTTCGCCCTCCGGTCTTGTTCGGCGACGTGTCGCGGCCGAAGCCGATGACGGTCGAGTGGTGGCAGTACGCCCAGTCGCTGACGAAAAAGCCGATGAAGGCGATGCTCACGGGCCCCGTCACCATCCTGAACTGGTCGTTCGTCCGCGACGACATTCCGCGCAGCGAGGCCTGCCGGCAGATCGCGCTTGCGATCCGCGACGAGGTCGCTGATCTCGAAGCGGCCGGCGCCGGCATGATCCAGATCGACGAGGCGGCGCTGCGGGAAGGCCTGCCGCTGCGCAAATCCGAATGGAAGGTTTATCTCGATTGGGCCGTCGACGCCTTCCGCCTCTGTTCGTCCGGCGTGCGCGACGAGACGCAGATCCACACTCACATGTGCTACTCGGAGTTCAACGACATCATCGGCGCGATCGGCGCAATGGACGCCGACGTGATCTCGATCGAGACCTCGCGTTCGAAGATGGAACTGCTCGATGTCTTCAGGGATTACCGATACCCGAACGAAATCGGTCCCGGAGTCTACGACATCCATTCGCCGCGCGTTCCCGAGATCGGCGAGATGACCGCCCTGCTGAAGCTGGCGCGGATGCGGCTATCCGATACCCAGATCTGGATCAATCCGGATTGCGGACTGAAAACGCGCAAATGGGAAGAGGTCCGCCCCGCGCTCGCCAACATGGTCGCCGCGGCCCGCGAATTGCGGGCATCGGCTTAG
- the ftsH gene encoding ATP-dependent zinc metalloprotease FtsH, protein MNANLRNFALWVIIVLLLLALFTLFQNPGQRTSSQDITFSQLLSEVDQNRVRDVVIQGPEIHGTFTNGSSFQTYAPNDPTLVKRLYDGKVSITAKPPGDNVPWFVSLLVSWLPFIALIGVWIFLSRQMQGGAGKAMGFGKSRAKMLTEAHGRVTFEDVAGVDEAKQDLQEIVEFLRDPGKFQRLGGRIPRGVLLVGPPGTGKTLIARAVAGEANVPFFTISGSDFVEMFVGVGASRVRDMFEQAKKNAPCIIFIDEIDAVGRHRGAGLGGGNDEREQTLNQLLVEMDGFEANEGVILIAATNRPDVLDPALLRPGRFDRQVVVPNPDVVGREQILKVHVRKVPLAPDINLKTIARGTPGFSGADLMNLVNEAALTAARRNKRMVTQAEFEEAKDKVMMGAERKSLVMTEEEKLLTAYHEGGHAIVGLNVVATDPIHKATIIPRGRALGMVMQLPERDKLSMSLEQMTSRLAIMMGGRVAEELIFGREKVTSGAASDIEQATRLARMMVTRWGLSEELGTVSYGENQDEVFLGMSVSRTQNASEATVQKIDKEIKRLVEEGYNEATKILTEKREDLEMLAKGLLEFETLSGDEIIDLLKGKKPNRESVLEPSAPRASAVPPAGKPRPRPDPDPGLEPQPQA, encoded by the coding sequence ATGAACGCCAATCTGCGCAACTTCGCCCTCTGGGTCATCATTGTCTTGCTGCTGTTGGCATTGTTCACGCTTTTCCAGAATCCGGGTCAGCGCACGTCCTCGCAGGACATCACGTTTTCGCAGCTATTGAGCGAGGTCGATCAGAACCGCGTGCGTGACGTCGTGATCCAGGGGCCTGAAATCCACGGCACCTTCACGAACGGATCCTCGTTCCAGACCTATGCGCCGAACGACCCGACGCTGGTGAAGCGCCTCTATGACGGCAAGGTCTCGATCACCGCCAAGCCCCCCGGCGACAACGTGCCGTGGTTCGTCTCGCTGCTGGTCTCCTGGCTCCCCTTCATCGCGCTGATCGGCGTGTGGATCTTCCTGTCCCGGCAGATGCAGGGCGGCGCCGGCAAGGCGATGGGCTTTGGCAAGTCGCGCGCCAAGATGCTGACCGAAGCGCACGGCCGCGTCACCTTCGAGGACGTTGCCGGCGTCGACGAAGCCAAGCAGGACCTGCAGGAGATCGTCGAATTCCTGCGCGATCCCGGAAAATTCCAGCGCCTCGGCGGACGGATTCCGCGCGGCGTGCTCCTGGTCGGCCCTCCCGGCACCGGCAAGACCCTGATCGCGCGTGCGGTCGCGGGCGAAGCCAACGTGCCGTTCTTCACGATCTCGGGCTCCGACTTCGTCGAAATGTTCGTCGGCGTCGGCGCTTCTCGCGTCCGTGACATGTTCGAGCAGGCCAAGAAGAACGCGCCCTGCATCATCTTCATCGACGAAATCGACGCGGTCGGCCGTCATCGCGGCGCCGGCTTGGGCGGCGGCAACGACGAGCGCGAACAGACCCTCAACCAGTTGCTGGTTGAGATGGACGGTTTCGAAGCCAATGAAGGCGTGATCCTGATCGCCGCGACCAACCGGCCTGACGTGCTCGATCCCGCGCTGCTGCGTCCCGGCCGCTTCGACCGTCAGGTCGTGGTGCCGAACCCGGACGTCGTTGGCCGCGAGCAGATCCTCAAGGTTCACGTCCGCAAGGTGCCCTTGGCGCCCGATATCAACCTCAAGACCATCGCGCGCGGCACCCCGGGCTTCTCCGGCGCCGATCTGATGAACCTCGTCAACGAGGCGGCGCTGACGGCTGCCCGGCGCAACAAGCGCATGGTGACCCAGGCCGAGTTCGAGGAAGCCAAGGACAAGGTGATGATGGGCGCCGAGCGCAAGTCGCTCGTCATGACCGAGGAAGAGAAGCTCTTGACGGCCTATCACGAGGGCGGCCACGCCATCGTCGGGCTCAACGTTGTCGCGACCGATCCGATCCACAAGGCGACGATCATCCCGCGCGGCCGTGCGCTCGGCATGGTGATGCAGCTCCCCGAGCGCGACAAGTTGTCGATGTCGCTCGAGCAGATGACCTCGCGGCTTGCGATCATGATGGGCGGCCGCGTCGCGGAAGAACTGATCTTCGGCCGCGAGAAGGTTACCTCGGGCGCGGCTTCCGACATCGAGCAGGCGACGCGTCTGGCGCGCATGATGGTGACGCGCTGGGGTCTGTCGGAAGAGCTCGGCACAGTGTCCTATGGCGAAAACCAGGACGAAGTGTTTTTGGGCATGTCGGTGTCGCGCACACAAAACGCGTCGGAAGCGACCGTCCAGAAGATCGACAAGGAGATCAAGCGGCTGGTCGAGGAAGGCTACAACGAGGCCACCAAGATCCTCACCGAGAAGCGCGAGGATCTCGAGATGCTGGCCAAAGGCCTGCTCGAGTTCGAAACGCTGAGCGGCGATGAGATCATCGATCTCTTGAAGGGCAAGAAGCCCAACCGCGAGTCGGTCTTGGAGCCGAGCGCGCCGCGCGCCTCTGCCGTGCCACCCGCCGGCAAGCCGCGCCCGCGTCCCGATCCGGACCCGGGTCTGGAGCCGCAGCCGCAGGCGTAA
- a CDS encoding ribonucleoside-diphosphate reductase subunit alpha, with product MSLSLDREASAAPFIQLRPESLAASGAQPPMQVIRRNGTISKFDASKISVAMTKAFLAVEGHGAAASRRVHEIVELLTAEVVGALSRRMSEGRTFHIEDVQDQVELALMRSEHHKVARAYVLYREERTRQRAGQGAAKATQPSGEPSLRVTLASGVQVPLDIARLTLIIEEACTGLEGVGAMAVLAETQRNLYDGISEDELALASVMAARTLVEQEPNYAYVSARLLLDKLRTEVLSFVHDTPTSASQAEMAARYGEYFPAYIKAGVKAELLDPDLARFDLNKLAAALKPERDLAFQFLGLQTLYDRYFLHAHGNRIELPQAFFMRVAMGLAVREIDRETRAIEFYDLLSSFDFMASTPTLFNSGTLRPQLSSCFLTTIADDLDGIFKSVKDNALLAKYSGGLGNDWTRVRGLGAHIKGTNGESQGVVPFLKVANDTAIAVNQGGKRKGAVCAYLETWHIDIEEFLDLRKNTGDDRRRTHDMNTANWVPDLFMQRVEADGEWTLFSPDETPDLHDLYGKAFAERYAAYKAKAARGEIRVFKQIRATDLWRRMLTMLFETGHPWITFKDPCNLRSPQRHAGVIHSSNLCTEITLNTSDEETAVCNLGSINLLHHVRQGRLDETRLQRSVTTAMRMLDNVIDINFYTIPEARRSNLRHRPVGLGLMGFQDALQAMRIAMASDAAVTFADTSMEMISYYAISASVDLAAERGRYPSFDGSLWSRGILPIDSIELLAEARGGLAMDRGMTLDWDTLRDRVRSIGMRNSNVMAIAPTATISNICGVAQSIEPAYQNLYVKSNMSGDFTVVNEFLVRDLKARGLWDEVMVNDLKYFDGSLGAIDRIPDDLKALYATAFEIDSAWLIEAASRRQKWIDQSQSLNLYIANPSGKKLDALYRLAWARGLKTTYYLRSRSATHVEKSTLRGTDGKLNSVASVTMMAPAPIIVAPAATAPDLTGAVACSIDNPECEACQ from the coding sequence ATGTCACTCTCTCTCGATCGCGAAGCCAGCGCCGCTCCATTCATCCAACTGCGCCCCGAATCGCTCGCCGCATCGGGAGCGCAGCCGCCAATGCAGGTGATCCGCCGCAACGGCACGATTTCGAAATTCGACGCGAGCAAGATTTCGGTCGCGATGACCAAGGCGTTCCTCGCGGTCGAGGGGCATGGCGCCGCCGCCTCCCGCCGCGTGCATGAAATCGTCGAGCTACTGACCGCCGAAGTCGTCGGCGCGCTGTCGCGCCGGATGAGCGAGGGCCGCACCTTTCATATCGAGGACGTGCAGGACCAGGTCGAACTGGCGTTGATGCGCAGCGAGCATCACAAGGTCGCGCGCGCCTATGTGCTCTATCGCGAGGAACGCACGCGCCAGCGGGCAGGACAGGGGGCGGCCAAGGCCACCCAGCCGTCGGGCGAGCCTTCGCTGCGTGTCACGCTGGCCAGCGGCGTGCAGGTCCCGCTCGATATTGCGCGGCTGACGCTGATCATCGAAGAAGCCTGCACTGGCCTTGAGGGCGTCGGCGCCATGGCGGTGCTCGCCGAGACGCAGCGCAATCTCTATGACGGCATCAGCGAGGACGAACTGGCGCTGGCGTCGGTGATGGCCGCGCGGACGCTGGTGGAGCAGGAGCCGAACTACGCCTATGTCAGCGCGCGGCTTTTGCTCGACAAGCTGCGCACCGAGGTGTTGTCCTTCGTGCACGATACGCCGACCAGCGCGTCGCAGGCCGAGATGGCCGCACGCTACGGCGAATATTTCCCGGCCTACATCAAGGCCGGCGTCAAGGCGGAACTGCTCGATCCCGATCTGGCGCGCTTCGACCTGAACAAGCTTGCCGCGGCGCTGAAGCCGGAACGCGACCTGGCGTTCCAGTTCCTGGGGCTGCAGACGCTGTACGATCGCTATTTCCTGCATGCGCACGGCAACCGCATCGAACTGCCGCAGGCGTTCTTCATGCGCGTCGCGATGGGGCTCGCCGTCCGCGAGATCGACCGTGAGACACGCGCGATCGAGTTCTACGATTTGCTGTCGTCGTTCGACTTCATGGCCTCGACCCCGACGCTGTTCAATTCCGGCACGCTGCGGCCGCAATTATCGTCCTGCTTCCTCACCACCATCGCCGACGATCTCGACGGCATCTTCAAGTCGGTCAAGGACAATGCGCTGCTGGCAAAATATTCCGGCGGCCTCGGCAACGACTGGACCCGCGTGCGCGGGCTCGGCGCCCACATCAAGGGCACCAATGGCGAAAGCCAGGGCGTGGTTCCGTTTCTGAAAGTCGCCAACGACACCGCCATCGCCGTCAACCAGGGCGGCAAGCGCAAGGGCGCGGTCTGCGCCTATCTCGAAACCTGGCACATCGACATCGAGGAATTTTTGGACCTGCGCAAGAACACCGGCGACGACCGCCGCCGCACCCATGACATGAACACCGCAAACTGGGTGCCGGACCTGTTCATGCAGCGCGTCGAGGCCGATGGCGAATGGACGCTGTTCTCGCCGGACGAGACGCCCGACCTGCATGACCTTTACGGCAAGGCGTTCGCCGAGCGTTACGCGGCTTACAAAGCAAAGGCGGCGCGGGGTGAGATCCGCGTGTTCAAGCAGATCCGCGCCACGGATCTCTGGCGCAGGATGCTGACCATGCTGTTCGAGACCGGGCATCCCTGGATCACGTTCAAGGATCCCTGCAATCTGCGCTCGCCGCAGCGCCATGCCGGCGTGATTCATTCCTCGAATCTCTGCACGGAAATCACGCTCAATACCTCCGACGAGGAAACCGCCGTCTGCAATCTCGGCTCGATCAACCTGCTCCACCATGTGCGCCAAGGCCGGCTGGACGAGACGCGGCTGCAACGCAGTGTGACGACGGCAATGCGCATGCTCGACAACGTCATCGACATCAATTTCTACACCATTCCCGAAGCGCGCCGTTCGAACCTGCGGCACCGCCCGGTCGGTCTCGGGCTGATGGGATTCCAGGATGCGCTGCAGGCGATGCGGATCGCGATGGCTTCCGATGCGGCGGTGACGTTCGCCGATACCAGCATGGAGATGATTTCCTACTACGCCATCTCGGCTTCCGTCGATCTGGCTGCCGAGCGCGGGCGTTATCCGTCGTTTGACGGCTCGCTGTGGAGCCGCGGCATCTTGCCGATCGATTCGATCGAACTGCTGGCGGAAGCGCGCGGCGGTCTCGCGATGGACCGCGGCATGACGCTCGACTGGGATACCTTGCGCGACCGCGTTAGATCGATCGGCATGCGCAATTCGAACGTGATGGCGATCGCGCCGACCGCGACGATTTCCAACATCTGCGGCGTCGCGCAGTCGATCGAGCCCGCCTACCAGAACCTCTACGTCAAATCCAACATGTCCGGCGACTTCACCGTGGTGAACGAATTTCTCGTTCGTGACCTCAAGGCGCGCGGGCTGTGGGACGAGGTGATGGTCAACGACCTCAAATACTTCGACGGCAGCCTCGGGGCCATCGATCGGATTCCCGATGACCTCAAGGCGCTCTATGCGACCGCCTTCGAGATCGACAGCGCTTGGTTGATCGAAGCGGCGTCGCGGCGGCAGAAATGGATCGACCAGTCGCAATCACTCAACCTCTATATCGCCAACCCTAGCGGCAAGAAGCTCGACGCGCTGTATCGGCTGGCGTGGGCGCGCGGATTGAAGACGACCTATTACCTGCGCTCGCGCAGTGCGACGCATGTCGAAAAGTCCACGCTCCGGGGGACCGACGGCAAGCTCAACAGCGTCGCGTCCGTGACGATGATGGCTCCAGCCCCGATCATCGTCGCGCCGGCCGCCACCGCGCCGGATTTAACCGGTGCGGTGGCGTGCTCGATCGACAATCCCGAATGCGAAGCCTGCCAGTAA
- the tilS gene encoding tRNA lysidine(34) synthetase TilS: MPDDDHAPISVQQAKELFAHWKAAPALVLAVSGGPDSLALMWLATRWRRALSRGPRLIAVTVDHGLRPEAAREAREVKRLARSLDLPHRTLRWTGTKPKTGLPAAAREARYHLLAQAARASGATHVLTAHTRDDQAETLLMRMLRGSGIAGLAAMARETERDGVWLARPLLDTPKSRLVATLSKAKIAFADDPTNRDMSFTRPRLRALMPVLAEEGGDSRNLARLASRLARANAAIEVLADGAERYLAVRDRDDASRFGFDAEAFAGLPEEIRLRLLKRAIDRAGHEGPAELGKVEALLAVLDNAIANGQKQTRLKQTLAGAAISLAEGRIYVDAAPPRRGSRA; encoded by the coding sequence ATGCCTGACGATGACCACGCGCCGATCTCGGTACAGCAAGCGAAGGAGCTGTTCGCGCACTGGAAGGCCGCGCCCGCGCTCGTGCTGGCGGTGTCCGGCGGTCCCGACTCGCTTGCCCTGATGTGGCTTGCCACGCGATGGCGCCGTGCGCTCTCGCGCGGACCGCGGTTGATCGCCGTTACCGTCGACCACGGCTTGCGGCCGGAGGCCGCGCGCGAGGCGCGCGAAGTCAAGCGTCTCGCGCGCTCGCTCGATCTGCCCCATCGGACGCTGCGGTGGACCGGCACCAAGCCGAAGACCGGCTTGCCGGCCGCAGCGCGGGAGGCGCGCTACCACTTGCTGGCGCAAGCTGCGCGGGCCAGCGGCGCAACACACGTCCTCACCGCGCATACCCGCGACGATCAGGCCGAGACACTGTTGATGCGGATGCTGCGCGGCAGCGGCATCGCCGGTCTCGCGGCAATGGCGCGCGAGACCGAGCGCGACGGCGTGTGGCTGGCGCGGCCGCTGCTGGACACCCCGAAGTCCCGGCTCGTCGCGACGCTGAGCAAGGCGAAGATCGCCTTTGCCGACGATCCCACCAATCGCGATATGAGCTTCACTCGGCCGCGGCTGCGTGCGTTGATGCCTGTTCTGGCCGAGGAGGGCGGCGACAGCCGAAATCTGGCGCGGCTGGCTTCAAGGTTGGCACGGGCCAATGCAGCGATTGAAGTGCTGGCCGATGGCGCCGAGCGTTACCTCGCCGTGAGAGACCGCGACGATGCCTCGCGCTTCGGGTTCGACGCCGAAGCGTTTGCCGGTCTGCCCGAGGAAATCCGGCTTCGGCTGCTCAAGCGCGCGATCGACCGGGCCGGTCACGAAGGGCCTGCGGAACTCGGCAAGGTCGAGGCGCTGCTGGCGGTACTGGACAACGCCATTGCGAACGGCCAAAAGCAGACAAGACTGAAACAGACGCTTGCCGGGGCCGCGATCAGCCTGGCCGAAGGCCGAATTTATGTCGATGCAGCGCCGCCGCGACGGGGTAGCCGGGCGTGA
- a CDS encoding ribonucleotide-diphosphate reductase subunit beta, whose protein sequence is MLDWSEPSAPARQTPPLVTHPVAVAEQTGLGTIDRRGGRVSVDDKRMINCRADVNQLLPLKYKWAWEKYLAGCNNHWMPTEVSMQADIALWKSRDGLTEDERRAIKRNLGFFAASESLVANNIVLAIYRHLTNPECRQYLLRQSFEEAVHTHTFQYIVESLGLDEGELFNMYREVPSITDKAAWALKHTQHLDDPDFKTGTPEADQAFLRDLVAFYVIFEGMWFYTGFAQILSLGRRNKMVGIAEQYQYILRDESIHLNFGIDVINQIKIENPHLWTKAFQDEVRAMVREAAELEAAYGRDTMPRGFLGLNAALCESYMHFIANRRCAQLGLQRVFDETENPFPWMSEAMDLKKEKNFFETRVIEYQNGGALSWE, encoded by the coding sequence ATGCTCGACTGGTCAGAACCATCTGCGCCCGCGCGTCAGACGCCGCCTCTCGTAACGCACCCCGTTGCCGTGGCCGAACAGACCGGCCTTGGCACGATCGATCGTCGTGGCGGACGCGTGTCCGTCGACGACAAGCGGATGATCAACTGCCGCGCCGACGTCAATCAATTGCTCCCGCTGAAATACAAATGGGCCTGGGAGAAATATCTCGCCGGCTGCAACAATCACTGGATGCCGACAGAAGTGTCGATGCAGGCCGACATCGCGCTATGGAAATCGCGTGACGGGCTGACGGAAGACGAGCGCCGCGCCATCAAGCGCAACCTCGGCTTCTTCGCGGCGTCCGAAAGCCTGGTCGCCAACAACATCGTGCTGGCGATCTACCGCCATCTGACCAATCCGGAGTGCCGGCAATATCTGCTGCGGCAGTCCTTCGAGGAAGCCGTGCACACCCATACCTTTCAGTACATCGTCGAGAGCCTGGGGCTCGACGAGGGCGAGCTGTTCAACATGTACCGCGAGGTACCGTCGATCACTGACAAGGCAGCCTGGGCGCTGAAGCACACGCAGCATCTCGACGATCCCGATTTTAAGACCGGGACGCCGGAGGCCGACCAGGCGTTCCTGCGCGATCTCGTCGCCTTCTACGTCATCTTCGAGGGTATGTGGTTCTATACGGGCTTCGCGCAGATCCTCTCGCTCGGCCGGCGCAACAAGATGGTCGGCATTGCCGAGCAGTACCAGTACATCCTGCGCGATGAGTCCATTCACCTGAATTTCGGTATCGACGTCATCAACCAGATCAAGATCGAGAATCCGCATCTGTGGACGAAGGCGTTTCAGGACGAAGTCCGCGCCATGGTGCGCGAGGCGGCCGAACTGGAAGCGGCCTACGGGCGAGACACCATGCCGCGCGGGTTTCTCGGGCTGAATGCGGCGCTGTGCGAGAGCTACATGCACTTCATCGCCAACCGCCGCTGCGCGCAGCTTGGGCTGCAGCGGGTGTTCGACGAGACCGAGAATCCGTTTCCCTGGATGTCGGAAGCGATGGACCTGAAGAAGGAGAAGAATTTCTTCGAGACACGGGTGATCGAGTATCAGAACGGCGGTGCGCTGAGCTGGGAGTAG
- a CDS encoding glycosyltransferase family 87 protein, which translates to MTASLSTLETAREPAPIPAWLVKACLVLAVANVTLCLSAYFSHWWVYNADGLGIPTDFINVWAAGRLVLDGVPAQAYDWDIQKQVEVAKLGQGFVGYFAWHYPPPFLFVASLLAQLPYQVAFIGWVVVSFLPFLVAMRAIVGRNFGYLLALAIPMAFINALVGQNGFLTAALIGGTLYLIPIRPVLAGICLGLLTYKPQYGLLFPIVLIAAGHWRVFISAGVTAVVLATASWLAFGIESWLAFFHWMPRFSQAFLTEGQAPWWKMQSIFSLVRYLGGSEPLGWAFQWVLTASVAVVLALMWRSRVPYTLKAASLAAGALLTTPYLFMYDMMVLAIPIGFLVRIGLQTGFRSYELPALGIVVALIVCYMLTGTPTGLGATLIVGGLVLRRAGPWWRHEPVPKLVSASA; encoded by the coding sequence ATGACCGCCTCTCTTTCCACCCTCGAGACCGCACGCGAACCAGCCCCGATTCCGGCGTGGCTCGTGAAGGCGTGCCTTGTGCTGGCGGTTGCGAACGTGACCCTTTGCCTGTCGGCGTATTTCTCACACTGGTGGGTTTACAATGCTGACGGCCTCGGCATCCCGACCGACTTCATCAACGTCTGGGCGGCCGGCCGCCTGGTGCTCGATGGTGTCCCGGCTCAGGCCTATGACTGGGACATCCAGAAGCAGGTCGAGGTCGCAAAACTTGGCCAGGGTTTTGTCGGCTATTTTGCCTGGCACTATCCGCCGCCATTCCTGTTCGTCGCATCCTTGCTGGCGCAGCTTCCTTATCAGGTCGCATTTATCGGCTGGGTCGTAGTCAGCTTCCTGCCCTTTCTTGTCGCGATGCGCGCGATCGTCGGCCGCAACTTCGGCTATCTGCTCGCGCTCGCCATTCCGATGGCGTTCATCAATGCGCTGGTGGGGCAGAACGGCTTCCTGACCGCGGCGCTGATCGGCGGCACGCTCTATCTGATTCCGATACGGCCGGTACTGGCGGGCATCTGTCTCGGGCTTTTGACGTACAAGCCGCAATACGGGCTGCTGTTTCCGATCGTGCTGATCGCAGCCGGGCATTGGCGCGTATTCATCAGCGCCGGCGTAACGGCGGTCGTGCTGGCCACCGCTTCCTGGCTCGCCTTCGGCATCGAGAGCTGGCTGGCCTTCTTCCACTGGATGCCGAGATTCTCGCAGGCGTTCCTGACCGAAGGCCAGGCCCCATGGTGGAAGATGCAGAGCATCTTCTCGCTGGTACGTTACCTCGGCGGCAGCGAGCCGCTCGGTTGGGCATTCCAGTGGGTCCTCACCGCCTCCGTTGCCGTGGTGCTCGCGCTGATGTGGCGAAGCCGCGTACCCTATACGTTGAAGGCCGCTAGCCTCGCCGCCGGTGCGCTGCTGACCACGCCCTATCTCTTTATGTACGACATGATGGTGCTGGCGATCCCGATAGGCTTCCTGGTCCGCATCGGACTGCAGACCGGCTTTCGTTCTTACGAGCTTCCGGCGCTCGGCATCGTCGTCGCCCTCATCGTTTGCTACATGCTTACGGGCACGCCGACGGGTCTCGGCGCCACGCTGATCGTGGGCGGTCTGGTCCTGCGCCGCGCCGGTCCCTGGTGGCGGCATGAGCCGGTGCCAAAACTCGTCTCGGCAAGCGCGTGA